In a genomic window of Amycolatopsis japonica:
- a CDS encoding ThuA domain-containing protein — MRRVFSQRRLRRRSLAALAVGAVVTSGLPLAIAPVTAEAATNVPVNVLVFHGAAADQKDPVLRATDAIASLGQANGISVSSSSDPAVFTAANLAKYRGVVFLSAQGITLNRDQETSLQNYMKAGGGFLGLSDAARAQDGSQWFSGLIGARPVGARPTPEAVASVTASAENPPNETKEKLTDNNENTKWLAFQPTGWVAYKLAAPVAVSSYALVSANDYAGRDPKNWTLQGSNDGTTWIDLDTRTGETFPDRFVSRTFTFANTTAYSNYRLNITANGGEPLIQLADFKLFKDNSTTPPPPEPDPAQATVDVLDKANPATAGLPQKWVRTDRWLNWEVNPVGTVHTVAQVEESTYKPGVGANGAFHPISWCRDYDGGRSFYSGMGRTEASYGEAQFRSHILGALKWTTGMVRGDCKAGIAANYKVERLTAVNQPGQMDQIGEPHGLTIAPNGRVFYIGRAACAGNVVPAPNDWTNPEIGAGCGTIHQWDPVTKKPKLLTTLKVMGNRGSGDELVKNEEGLLGLVLDPKFSENGFMYAYWMPHSSVDIDKRIGKRTVSRFTYDLKNQTLDQATRKDLLSWDVQVHSCCHAGGGMDFDKDGNLYIGSGDSNSSQGSNGYSGNNWTQDYKGVSFQDARRTAGNTNDLNGKILRIHPEPDGTYTNPAGNLFPEANDPGNKTRPEIYVMGVRNISRLQVDKKTNWLTAAWVGPDATSPSPELGPAKYETATVITEAGNHGWPYCMGNKQPYRDRSSTDAAVLTGWYDCDNPVNTSPRNTGLVNLPPIKKNMIWYAPDGGGPVFPNRPNSSVPTYNAAEATYTQPYLKGGGQAVMTGPTYHRELVNTNSGVAWPSYWNDKWFIGDQSNGQNRIAVTLDPNGVAKQDPPVFAETVRQIIPTGGGDNKLNQWMDAKFGPDGALYVLDYGGGFFTLTNNQKLLKISYTGGEATPSAAAASTMVQNKPLTAAFTGSKSGGVSYKWEFGDGTISTQPDPRHTYPRTGLYTAKLTVTYADGETVTTRNSVSVGCLVADSSATVTIGDTDTGVTNRNAGGGCTVDDMIDDESTWTSHAGFVNHVTQAVDRLGDLGVLNAAESDKINAAAAASPIGNKGVTGYDAIYDGTAESFRNWSQAPSGQFAIQPDGSLRPSGGLGMLWYSARQFGNFSVKLQFKDIAPTGSANSGVFVRFPDPRTPLEQRPPGSCGTVGSARTSQAWVAIYCGHEVQLYDGATGEPQKTGSIYNFDPRSLDQAGVKPKGTWNEYEIKVVGQKYTIIRNGVVINEFENAPGISSSRAGDPSTDFRQFVSGFIGLQNHGDNDLMEFRNIRVRQL; from the coding sequence TTGAGACGAGTATTTTCGCAACGCCGGCTCCGCAGACGGTCACTGGCCGCGCTCGCGGTCGGCGCCGTCGTCACCTCCGGGCTGCCGCTGGCCATCGCGCCGGTGACCGCCGAAGCCGCGACGAACGTCCCGGTGAACGTCCTGGTCTTCCACGGCGCCGCCGCGGACCAGAAGGACCCCGTCCTGCGTGCCACGGACGCGATCGCGAGCCTGGGCCAGGCGAACGGCATCTCCGTTTCGTCCTCTTCGGACCCCGCGGTGTTCACCGCGGCCAACCTCGCGAAGTACCGCGGCGTCGTTTTCCTTTCCGCGCAGGGCATCACGCTCAACCGTGACCAGGAAACCTCGCTGCAGAACTACATGAAGGCGGGCGGCGGGTTCCTCGGCCTGTCCGACGCCGCACGGGCCCAGGACGGTTCGCAGTGGTTCTCGGGGCTGATCGGTGCCCGTCCGGTGGGGGCGCGTCCCACGCCGGAGGCCGTCGCGTCGGTCACCGCGAGCGCGGAGAACCCGCCCAACGAGACCAAGGAAAAGCTCACCGACAACAACGAGAACACGAAGTGGCTGGCCTTCCAGCCGACCGGTTGGGTCGCCTACAAGCTGGCCGCCCCGGTGGCCGTGAGCAGCTACGCGCTCGTCTCGGCGAACGACTACGCCGGGCGTGACCCCAAGAACTGGACCCTGCAGGGCTCCAACGACGGGACCACGTGGATCGATCTGGACACTCGCACAGGCGAGACATTCCCGGACCGGTTCGTGAGCCGGACGTTCACCTTCGCCAACACCACGGCGTACTCGAACTACCGGCTGAACATCACCGCCAACGGCGGCGAGCCGCTCATCCAGCTGGCCGATTTCAAGCTGTTCAAGGACAACTCGACCACCCCGCCGCCGCCGGAGCCCGACCCGGCGCAGGCCACGGTCGACGTCCTCGACAAGGCGAACCCGGCCACCGCCGGCCTGCCGCAGAAGTGGGTGCGCACCGACCGGTGGCTCAACTGGGAGGTCAACCCGGTCGGCACCGTGCACACGGTCGCGCAGGTCGAGGAATCGACCTACAAGCCGGGTGTCGGCGCGAACGGCGCCTTCCACCCGATCTCGTGGTGCCGTGACTACGACGGCGGCCGCTCCTTCTACAGCGGCATGGGCCGGACCGAGGCGAGCTACGGCGAAGCCCAGTTCCGCAGCCACATCCTCGGTGCGCTCAAGTGGACCACCGGCATGGTGCGCGGTGACTGCAAGGCGGGTATCGCGGCCAACTACAAGGTCGAACGCCTGACCGCGGTCAACCAGCCGGGCCAGATGGACCAGATCGGCGAGCCGCACGGGCTCACCATCGCGCCGAACGGCCGGGTCTTCTACATCGGCCGCGCCGCCTGCGCCGGCAACGTCGTGCCCGCGCCGAACGACTGGACCAACCCCGAGATCGGCGCCGGCTGCGGCACGATCCACCAGTGGGACCCGGTCACCAAGAAACCTAAGCTGCTCACCACGCTGAAGGTGATGGGCAACCGCGGTAGCGGCGACGAACTGGTCAAGAACGAGGAAGGCCTCCTCGGTCTCGTGCTGGACCCGAAGTTCAGCGAGAACGGCTTCATGTACGCCTACTGGATGCCGCACTCGTCGGTCGACATCGACAAGCGGATCGGCAAGCGCACGGTCTCGCGGTTCACCTACGACCTGAAGAACCAGACGCTGGACCAGGCGACCCGCAAGGACCTGCTGTCGTGGGACGTCCAGGTCCACAGCTGCTGCCACGCCGGTGGTGGCATGGACTTCGACAAGGACGGGAACCTCTACATCGGTTCCGGTGACAGCAACTCGTCGCAGGGCTCCAACGGGTACTCCGGAAACAACTGGACCCAGGACTACAAGGGCGTCTCGTTCCAGGACGCGCGCCGCACCGCCGGCAACACCAACGACCTCAACGGCAAGATCCTGCGGATCCACCCGGAACCGGACGGTACCTACACCAACCCGGCGGGCAACCTGTTCCCCGAGGCCAACGACCCCGGGAACAAGACCAGGCCCGAGATCTACGTGATGGGCGTGCGGAACATCTCGCGTCTGCAAGTCGACAAGAAGACCAACTGGCTGACCGCCGCCTGGGTCGGCCCGGACGCGACCTCGCCGAGCCCGGAACTCGGCCCGGCCAAGTACGAGACCGCCACGGTCATCACCGAGGCCGGTAACCACGGCTGGCCGTACTGCATGGGCAACAAGCAGCCGTACCGCGACCGCAGCAGCACCGACGCCGCGGTCCTCACCGGCTGGTACGACTGCGACAACCCGGTCAACACCTCGCCGCGCAACACCGGCCTGGTGAACCTGCCACCGATCAAGAAGAACATGATCTGGTACGCGCCGGACGGTGGCGGGCCGGTGTTCCCCAACCGCCCCAACAGCTCCGTCCCGACGTACAACGCGGCCGAAGCCACCTACACGCAGCCCTACCTCAAGGGCGGCGGCCAGGCGGTCATGACCGGACCGACGTACCACCGCGAACTGGTCAACACCAACAGCGGCGTCGCGTGGCCGTCGTACTGGAACGACAAATGGTTCATCGGTGACCAGAGCAACGGGCAGAACCGGATCGCGGTCACTCTCGACCCGAACGGCGTCGCGAAGCAGGATCCGCCGGTGTTCGCCGAGACGGTGCGGCAGATCATCCCGACCGGTGGTGGCGACAACAAGCTCAACCAGTGGATGGACGCCAAGTTCGGGCCGGACGGCGCGCTGTACGTGCTCGACTACGGCGGCGGCTTCTTCACCCTGACCAACAACCAGAAGCTGCTGAAGATCAGCTACACCGGCGGCGAGGCCACGCCGTCCGCGGCGGCGGCGTCGACCATGGTGCAGAACAAGCCGCTCACCGCGGCCTTCACCGGGTCGAAGTCCGGCGGCGTCTCCTACAAGTGGGAGTTCGGCGACGGCACGATCTCGACCCAGCCCGACCCGCGGCACACCTACCCGCGCACGGGTCTGTACACCGCCAAGCTGACCGTGACCTACGCGGACGGCGAGACGGTGACCACGCGGAACTCGGTCAGCGTCGGCTGTCTCGTTGCGGATTCCAGCGCCACGGTGACCATCGGCGACACCGACACCGGGGTGACCAACCGCAACGCCGGTGGCGGCTGCACGGTCGACGACATGATCGACGACGAGAGCACGTGGACCTCCCACGCCGGTTTCGTCAACCACGTCACCCAGGCCGTGGACCGGCTGGGCGACCTCGGCGTGCTGAACGCGGCCGAGTCGGACAAGATCAACGCCGCGGCCGCCGCGTCGCCCATCGGCAACAAGGGCGTCACCGGCTACGACGCGATCTACGACGGCACGGCCGAATCGTTCCGCAACTGGTCGCAGGCGCCGTCCGGGCAGTTCGCCATCCAGCCGGACGGGTCACTGCGACCGTCGGGCGGGCTCGGCATGCTGTGGTACTCGGCACGGCAGTTCGGCAACTTCTCGGTGAAGCTGCAGTTCAAGGACATCGCGCCGACCGGCAGCGCCAACAGCGGTGTGTTCGTCCGGTTCCCGGATCCGCGCACTCCGCTGGAGCAGCGTCCGCCGGGCAGCTGTGGCACGGTCGGTTCGGCGAGGACGTCGCAGGCCTGGGTCGCGATCTACTGCGGCCACGAAGTCCAGCTGTACGACGGGGCCACCGGTGAGCCGCAGAAGACCGGGTCGATCTACAACTTCGACCCGCGGTCGCTGGACCAGGCGGGTGTGAAGCCGAAGGGGACCTGGAACGAGTACGAGATCAAGGTCGTCGGGCAGAAGTACACGATCATCCGCAACGGCGTGGTGATCAACGAGTTCGAGAACGCGCCGGGGATCTCCTCGTCGCGGGCGGGCGATCCGTCCACCGACTTCCGGCAGTTCGTCAGCGGGTTCATCGGTCTGCAGAACCACGGTGACAACGACCTGATGGAGTTCCGCAACATCCGGGTGCGGCAGCTGTAG
- a CDS encoding multicopper oxidase domain-containing protein, which yields MDNKKRGLSRRSMLAGTAAGVIAPVVVSASAGSAPAAAAGMTRNITVYADYVPGTTRVGYGLEPGKPTIPGPLLECYEGDTLVIELVNNTDQRLSIHPHGVNYDTKSDGSPFNDSFNKPYETKTYTWKTRTAYQAANGFWMPGSAGYWHYHDHAFGGDHGTAGLMKGLYGGLIVRRRGDLLPSKQFTVVFTEMWINHQVAPNTPIFEANLGERVEFICIGHGNLMHTFHLHAHRWADTRTGMLTSATDNAPILDNKTLDPGNSFGFQVIAGDGVGPGAWMYHCHVQQHSDDGMSGVFLVRNADGGMPAGAQEAIDRFKGHQHTTTSTPNATGASAHHH from the coding sequence ATGGACAACAAGAAACGCGGGCTGTCCCGCAGATCGATGCTCGCGGGCACCGCGGCCGGGGTGATCGCCCCGGTCGTGGTGTCGGCCAGCGCCGGTTCGGCACCGGCCGCCGCGGCCGGGATGACCCGCAACATCACCGTCTACGCCGACTACGTTCCCGGCACGACCCGGGTCGGTTACGGGCTCGAGCCCGGCAAACCGACGATCCCCGGGCCGCTCCTGGAGTGCTACGAGGGTGACACGCTGGTGATCGAGCTGGTCAACAACACCGACCAGCGCCTCTCGATCCATCCGCACGGCGTCAACTACGACACCAAATCCGACGGCTCGCCGTTCAACGATTCCTTCAACAAGCCCTACGAGACCAAGACCTACACCTGGAAGACCCGGACGGCCTACCAGGCGGCCAACGGTTTCTGGATGCCCGGCAGCGCGGGGTACTGGCACTACCACGACCACGCGTTCGGCGGCGACCACGGCACCGCGGGCCTGATGAAGGGGCTCTACGGCGGCCTGATCGTGCGCAGGCGCGGGGATCTGCTGCCCAGCAAGCAGTTCACCGTCGTGTTCACCGAAATGTGGATCAACCACCAGGTCGCCCCGAACACGCCGATATTCGAGGCGAACCTCGGCGAACGCGTCGAGTTCATCTGCATCGGGCACGGCAACCTGATGCACACCTTCCACCTGCACGCGCACCGCTGGGCGGACACCCGCACCGGCATGCTCACCAGCGCGACCGACAACGCCCCCATCCTCGACAACAAGACCCTGGACCCCGGCAACTCCTTCGGGTTCCAGGTGATCGCCGGTGACGGCGTCGGGCCGGGCGCGTGGATGTACCACTGCCACGTCCAGCAGCACTCGGACGACGGCATGTCCGGGGTGTTCCTGGTCCGCAACGCCGACGGCGGGATGCCCGCGGGCGCCCAGGAGGCGATCGACCGCTTCAAGGGGCACCAGCACACCACCACGTCCACGCCGAACGCCACCGGCGCCTCGGCCCACCACCACTAG
- a CDS encoding sugar phosphate isomerase/epimerase family protein: protein MCGEEAEQFHSRRALLRGAATAAVAVGAAVALPGVASAATEAETQGSGHHGRGRVPVEKISIQLYSLRTALQADLPGTLSALADIGYRKVELAGTYGRTAEEFRGLLDKNHIKATSTHVGIDGDLDKTIADAKVLGNTRANVPWANFDTIDGWKQFAGRMDAAARKFRQAGIPLGYHNHAHEFAAIDGVRPYDVLTRNTNPRYVHLEIDLFWAVEGGMDPVSLYRQHCPRVVQYHVKDRTAAGEMVDPGKGVIDFPRIFRHTRPHLAEYIVEHDNPTDPLSTAQTGFTYLRNVRF from the coding sequence TTCCACTCTCGACGGGCGCTCCTGCGCGGGGCGGCGACGGCGGCGGTCGCGGTCGGCGCGGCGGTAGCCCTGCCGGGCGTGGCCAGTGCGGCCACCGAGGCGGAGACCCAGGGATCCGGCCACCACGGACGGGGCCGGGTCCCGGTGGAGAAGATCAGCATCCAGCTCTACTCCCTGCGCACCGCGCTGCAGGCCGATCTGCCGGGAACCCTGTCCGCGCTGGCGGACATCGGCTACCGGAAGGTCGAACTGGCGGGCACCTACGGCCGCACGGCCGAGGAGTTCCGCGGTCTGCTGGACAAGAACCACATCAAGGCGACGTCCACCCACGTCGGCATCGACGGCGACCTCGACAAGACCATCGCGGACGCGAAGGTCCTCGGGAACACCCGCGCCAACGTGCCGTGGGCGAATTTCGACACCATCGACGGCTGGAAGCAGTTCGCCGGCCGGATGGACGCGGCCGCACGGAAGTTCCGCCAGGCCGGTATCCCGCTCGGCTACCACAACCACGCGCACGAGTTCGCGGCCATCGACGGCGTGCGCCCGTACGACGTGCTGACCAGGAACACGAACCCGCGGTACGTGCACCTGGAGATCGACCTGTTCTGGGCGGTGGAAGGCGGGATGGACCCGGTTTCGCTGTACCGGCAGCACTGTCCGCGCGTGGTGCAGTACCACGTCAAGGACCGGACCGCGGCGGGCGAGATGGTCGACCCCGGCAAGGGCGTCATCGACTTCCCGCGCATCTTCCGCCACACCCGTCCCCATCTCGCCGAGTACATCGTCGAGCACGACAACCCCACGGATCCCCTGAGCACCGCCCAGACCGGATTCACCTATCTCCGTAACGTCCGCTTCTAG